The Candidatus Sulfotelmatobacter sp. region CGTTCCATTGCTTTGTAAATCGGAATGTAGGTCAGCAGTCCGAGCAGGCATCCCGCCATCATGAGCTTTTTGCGGCCTATACGGTCCGAGAGCGCGCCCACCACCGTGAAGAAAGGCATGGCGCACAGCAGCGCGATGGCGACGATAATGTTGGCCGTTTTCACGTTCACTTTCAGAATGGTCTGCATGTAGAAGAGCGCATAAAACTGTCCCGTATACCAGACGACTCCCTGGCCGGCGGTGGCCCCGAACAGCGAGATCAGAACCTGTTTCAGGTTCGGCCACTTGGTGAACGCGTCTGTCAAAGGCTGTGTCGAAGTCATGCCGGCGCTTTTGAGCTGCGAGTAGATGGGCGACTCTTTCATCTTCAGGCGAATGTATAGCGAGATGAGGACCAGGATGATCGAAATGAGGAACGGAATGCGCCAGCCATAGGCGGCGAAATCGTCCTTGGACATGGCATTCTGCGTCGCCAGAATCACGATGAGCGACACGAACAATCCCAGCGTCGCAGTGATCTGGATGAAGCTGGTGTAGAAGCCGCGCTGGTGGTCGGGAACGTGTTCGCCCACGTAGACAGCGGCTCCGCCATATTCTCCGCCCAACGCTAAGCCTTGCAATACACGGATCAGAAGCAGCACGATGGGCGCGAACCATCCAGCCGTTGCATAGGACGGAAGAAGTCCGATGGCGAAAGTGGAGAAGCCCATAATGGAGAGCGTGACCAGGAAGGCGTACTTGCGGCCGACGAGATCACCGATGCGGCCAAAAAACAGAGCGCCGAACGGCCGCACTAAGAAGCCGACAGCAAAAGTGGCGAGATACGCGATGTAAGCAAATGTGTCATTGCCGGGAGGATAAAATTTCGGCCCGAGAATCGCCGCCAGGCTGCCGAAAATGTAGAAGTCGTACCACTCGATCATGGTGCCGACCGAGGAGGCCATAATCACTCCCCAGATGCTGTAACCGCCGGTTCGATCGACTGCTACTGCTCCTGATTGAGTTGACATGATCGGGCTCCCGATTTCTCGTGAAGGGATGTGAGTCTCGTTTTTTCCCGCCGCGAATGCCGCGGCTGGGCGGGAGATATTTATACCCTATCTTGGCGATCTGTAGGGAAAAACGACTCCCGAAGGCGTCCTGGCGAGCCGGGAATCCACCAAAAACAAACGGCGTCCCCTCGGGGACGCCTTGAAACGGCACACACTCTCGAACTTTCATGCCCCGGCCGCGCGCCGGGACTTGCCAGCGGCCGCCAACTCCTGTAGCGAAGGCACCGATTCCGGATCCGTCACCTTGCGCTCCGGCATGGCCACGCCCTTGAATGCCTCGACCAGCATTTCAATCGCGAGGTCGGTATTCTGGCGAATAAATATCGTGGCTGCCAGCGTGCCATTACGCACCCAAGCCTGGCCGGTCTTCGGCATGCCATCGCAACCGGTGATCGGAATCTTCATCCAGCGCGCACGGTCGCTCTCGGCGATCTCGCTGAACGCTTTTCGCGCGCCTATGGCCATGCTATCGTCCTGCGCCCCCACCAAATCGATACGGCTTCCCTGCGAAGTGCTCAGTCGCAGCCACGAATTCACGGTGCGGTACGCGCTCTCTTCCGTCCAATTGGCCCGCATGGTTTTTACTTGAATGTTGGCTGGCTTCGTCATCAGCATTCCGGCCGTCCGTTCTTTCGCCGCGGAACTGTTTGCCGGACCCTCGATGTAGAGAATGGATCCGCCATTCGGCAGCAGCGCCGCGAATTGCTGCCCTTGAATCTTGCCTACTTCTGTATGATCCGAGCTGATGGCAAATACGGGAACTTTGAAACTGCGGCGCAACTCGGCGATGTAGGCGACATCATGATTGAGCACGACCCAGCCGATTCCCGCTGCCGCCGCCGCCCGCGCGACTTGCGGGAATGCGGTTCCACCCGCGGGTTCGAACATGATGGCATCGGGACGCGCCACCGAAGAATCCTGAACGTAATGCAACAACTGCTGGCTCTGGGCGAGCGCGTCGTTGTTGGCGTGAATGACCTTCACGTCGACACCAAGGCGACGCCCGGTCTTCTCCGCCGCGGAAGCCTGCTCCTGTTGATAATCGTTGTCGTTGTTGGTGAGTGAAACCAGAAAACTTAGTCGTTTCATGAATAGGGGCCTATGAGCCGATCATAATCCCCACCGGCCGGGTACCCAATGTAACGAGGGTAACCAGGCTTTGCCTGATAGTCAGGGCAGTAGCACTAGCTTGGCGAGAATGCGAGTTTCCTGGGCAGAACTGTCCTGAACGAAGCGACAGATGCATTTCTAATTGCAACCCGTGCCTAAGAAGATCGTCGGAAGACCGCTCGAGCTTATGAAAGAACCGGCGATATCTCCTTTGTTGTTGATGGTAGCGACGCTTGGGTTCTGTAGGCCCTGGACCAGTACCTGCCGGAACTCGCCGTTGGCGTAGATAAAGCCTCCGCCGTTGCCCGCAGCGTCACTCCAGCTTCCGGCAATGAGTCCGGAATTGTTGATCCCGCCCAGATTCGTATTCAGCGCGCCGGGATAGTTGACCGTCGTGAATTGTCCTGCTTCGTAAACAAATCCCTGGCTGTCGAAGTTGCTGGTGAAAAAACGGCCGACAATGGTTCCCGTCTCGTTTACGCCGGTGGGAATAGTACTGATTGCCCCCGATACAACGAGTGAAGAGTAGCTGTTATTCGCGTAGAGAAAACCGCCGGCCATTTGACCGGTGCTATAGGAACCGACAATCTCGCCCGTGTTGTTGATACCCAGGGCGCTGGTGTAGGGCACCCCGGGATAATCGATCGTCGTCAGAGTATTGCCGGACTTGAGAAAGCCATTGCTGGAGTAAGTCCCTACCACCTGGTCCTGGTCATTGATGCCGCCGAACATGGTGATGTTCTGCGAGTTCGGAACCGAGTAGCTATGCAGATCTCCATTGGCATAGCGCACGAAGCCGATATCCTGGGGATTCTTGTAACTTACGAACCATCCGGTAATCGTGTCCTGATCGTTCAGGCCAGCCACCGAAGGCGGGTTCTTGCCTGCCTGGGGAATGGAAAAAATGCTGACGTTGGCACATGTGTAAGGTGAATTCTGCGCGGATGCCTTGGGCCCGGAAATCCCTGCAGCAAGGGCCATCATGCAGGCGGAGACAAGGAGTCTCTTCAACATTGGTACACCTCCGTGAGAATGAGACCAGGAATAGATGGTCAAACCCGCAGCGGCGGTTGGCATAGCCCATGAATTTTCCATGAAAACTGGAGCCGTGGGAAATGGGTTTTCAAACTCCCGCGGCGGCGGCGTTTACGGTTTCGCCCAGAAAGGACTTTAGTTTCTCGTCCAGCTTTTCGCGGCTGTCCGCGGCAAGGTTTACGAAGCGGAAAGGCTGCATCCAGCCTTGCGTCGCCCACATGGGGAACAGCATTTGCGCTTTGCCGCGAATCGTCGCTTTGCGGATGTGAAAAATCAGTTCGACTTCCAGTTTCTCATCCAGCGGTTTTTCCAGATGAACGACGCCGCCCGAGGTAGAGAGTTGATGGATCGCCGCTCGTACCGAACGCCGGTTGGGCAAGCGAACCAGCGCCAGCACCGACCCGCGCAGCTTCACGCGAAAGGGACGCGCAGCCGCCTTGTTTTCCTTACCCGACTTAACCGGCTCAGAGACGACTTCGTTAGGCGGAAATTGCTCGGGAGCAGCTTGCTCGGGAACGACTGGTTCGGACGCGACCGGCTCTGACACGGCCTTGTGGGAGTCGCCTTGGTCAGAAACGAGCGGCTGCGACGCAGCCTCCGAAATCAGCAGCTCGGGCACAGCGTGATCCGGCGGCATCGCGCCGAAAACGACCGGTTCGGACGCTATTTGCCCGAACAGAAGTTGGTCGAACGCAAGTTGCTCGGGCACGATGGGGTCAGACATTCCGGGATCCGGCACCTTGGGGTCCGACACTGCGGGCGTCGTTGAATGGAGCTCTTCAGACATGATTCTTAGGACATGATTCTTAGGACATGATTCTCACGACAAGGTTCTTAGCGAGAGTATGGCAGCGGTTGGGAAGTTTAGCGAAGTTACGAAAGAACAAGACCGAGCTGTTTTGGGTGTGGTTTGCGCTGTTGGAATTGCGGTCGAGCACTTTCTCACTTGCGGCCAGGGTGCACTTCGGCGCCATCAGCAAAAAGATTGTACGGCCATGATTTCTTGTTCACCATCAGCTTCGGAGCGCTTACTGGCATGGTGTGTGCGGGCTGCGGCACGGGATCGTTCTGCGCGGCGACGCTCCAATCTTCCGGAGCATCGGCAATTCCCCAGACATTTCCGTGAGTGTACAGAGAAGCGCCAATCAGGAAATATTTTCCATCACTTCCGAGCGGCAGACAGTTCGCCACGCGCGCCGTTACGCTTCTTCCGCCAGGCAGATCGCTCAGCAGAACGGGCGTCTCGACCTGAAGGGCGCGTGAACTTCGAAAGCCGCAGCCTTGCGCACTTACGACCAGAATTACGCAGTTCTCGGTAAAGGGTCGCCGCCGGTCGAGGCTGGTTATACAGGTTGGAATTTCCACGCGCAGGCGGGTGCTGCGTCGAGTCGTATTGGGTGTAAGCACGTTCATTGCAGGTGGTGAGCCGCTTAATAAGCGGCAACTGGCGCGCTTAATTGTGACAGACCCGCTTGCAGATCAATGGTGACGAAGGTAATTAAACGGCAGGCCTCCCGCCTTCCGTCGTTCTCAGCGCCTAGCGTTGCGCCGCGCCTGCTGCATGCCCGCTCGAATTCCATTCCTTATAGCCCTTGCGTATCCCGATGAATCCATCGCGGCTACGGTCGCTGCGGCAGTCCCGCCGGGAGTGGCCGCTTCTTGCAGCAAGTCGGAAAGCGACTCTCCGCTTTCCCTCCAATACGCAATGCCATCGCACAAGGCGTGGGCCGCGGCAATCTGCGCAGTCACAGCATCCAGGCCGGCAGCGTGCGCGGCCTCAGCCAAGGTCGACAATGCATGGTAGCCGTGGCTGGACGAAAACGTCGCGGTGAAGACGTCCAATTGCTTTTCAGGAATTTCGAGAATGGCACCCACGCGCGCAAAGAAATCGCGCACCTTTTTGCGATCTCTCTGCGAAACGCTGCGATCGAAGCTCAGCGCCGTCAACCCGCGGCCTACGCGACACACTGGGCTGGGCATGGCTCGCGCCCAGCGTGCTTTTGGTCCCAGTCGTCCGCGTAATTTATGGAGCGGAACGCCGGCTGCCAGGCTGACACATAGTCTCGGGACTGGCAATCCGCTGGCCTCGATCTTCTTCTCGATCGAATCGAGCAGATGCTCTACGGATCGCGGACGCACCGCCACGATCAACATCTCCGTGTCGCGAAACAATTCGGACGTCAACTTGTGACTGGTTTCCACCTGCCCTGCGCGCCGCAGTGCACGCAACTTTTCAGGATTTCGATCAAAGACGAGGATCAGCCGGTCGTCTCCGCCGAGGCGTAATCCCGCGATCAGAGCGCTCGTAATCCGACCGCCCCCGAGAAAGACTGTCGTCGTCTTCATTCTTCTGAGACTACTGTCCGGCGCGAATAGGCGAGAGGCTCAGGCGGCCGGGTGCTTTCTTGCGGACGCCTTCGGCGGAGTAGACCAGATCGGGGTTGCCGTCGGAGTTGGAGGACGCTTCGGCCAGGGCCGCGGCCAGCGCGCGGTACGAGCGGCTGATTTCAGGGCCATCCTGCAACACGATCGGCGTGCCATGATCGATAGAGGGCGAGACCGCCTGAAAAGCATTAGGGACTTTCCACAACACCTTGCAGTTGGTGACCTGCTCGACGTCCTCTTCAGTGAATCCTGGAATCTTCTTGTAGCGATTCAAAACCAGGCGCAGACGATCGCGGCCAGTGCCTTCTTCGAGGAACGAGTGCATGCGTCCCGCGCTCCACAGCGAAACTACATCGGTTTGCGCGACGACCAGCACGGCATTCGACAGATCGGAGAGCAGGCGGGTGGTAGGGTCGAGGCGGCTGGAGGCATCGACGATCACGAAGCGGTAATGATTGACCAGAAGATCGAAGAGGCGCGCCAGTTCGCCAGGCGTCGGTTCGGTGGGATAAGGCTGCTGCGGCCCGGCCAGAAGATGCAAACCTTCTTTCGTGGGGCTCATGAGACCGTCGAGCAAAGAGACATCGAGTCGATGCAGGTTTTGCAATGCGTCGAGCACTCCGAATTGTGGGCGTAGATTCAAATGCAGCGCAGCGTGGCCGATGGGAGCAAAGTCGACGAGGACCACATCGCCGTGCGATTGCTGGAGCGCGACGGCGGTATTGACGGCGGCGGTGGTACAGCCGGAGCCGCCTTTGGCGCTCAAAAAAGTAAATACCCGGGCCTTGCCTTCGCCCCCGAGACTGCGTGTCCGCGAGGAACTGAAACGGGTGAGAGCTTCGAGCAAGGGCTCGGAGCCGGCGGAGTGATCCAGATATTCGCCGGCGCCAGCGCGCATGCTGGCGACGATCGTAGCCGGCTGAGTCATCTCGCCATTGGCGAAGATGCCGATTTTCTGAGTGGTTGCGCGAATCAGTTCGATGCTGCGGATGGCGCGCTGTGCGTCGTGCGCCGATATGTCAATGATGACAACTTCGGCTCGCGAATCCTGAATCTGGCGGAGAATGGCGTCGGTAGGCCCGGCTGGAAACCCGACATGGCTGAACACCGCCTGGCCGAGGCGCGTCGCTTGCAAACGATTTTGCAACGTGGATAAGCGGTCGTGGTCCTCGCCCAAAAGGGCGACGGAGATGCCATGCATAGCGCGGTTCTCGCTGATTTCTCTCGGTGTCTGCATGTTAAAAAGAGAACCCGCTCCTCGCCAAGTGACCTAGGTAACAGGCAGCGCCCTGGCACGCGCTACCAGCGCATGCTTCAACATCGCGGCCGCTTGATGCACATCTTTGGGGGGAAAACAAAATGTAGCGAAACCGAGGTAGCTGGTCACTGTTGCGAAACATTGTATGACAGGATGGGAAAATTTGAAAAGCGGTTGAGCGGGAAAAAGGTTTTCAGACCCGAAGCCGGAATCCGCCGGTTTTTACGGAACAAGAATCACCGGATGCAGGAAGCCGTTAACCCAGGTCAGGGCGGGAGGAATGAGCAACCGGGCGGGCGTCATGAGGGCGAGGGCGACGGTCGTCCTGAGGATGCAGTGCCGAAACGCGTGGGAAAGTGACGCCGGTTTCGGATTCGGGCAGATATTCATATCCCTCGAAACGGACGGCGACTCCGATTTTCGGGCTTTGAGTTGAATCGTGTGCAGCATCGGACGACGATGCAGGCCGGACGATCCGCAGAATATGGCCGCGGCAGCGTACGGGCATACTTTCGCCGAGCGTGATTTCGGAGGGCATGCGCAGCGTGAGCTCGATTTCCGAGCCTTCGGTAAGCGCGGCATTGGTAAAGAAGAACACTCCGCGAGAACTGAGGTCCTGCGTGAAACCGACGCCTTCCATGGAAGTGGCGGACTGGCGAAGCGAAAGCGGAAGCAGATACGGGAACCGCTGTCCGGCACGGCGTTCAATCCCAACTGGAGGGGCGGTCATAGTTCGTCACTTCGTTTCGTGACTTCCTTTCCTGACTCTCCTTTGCCGAATCGCCGAAAGTGCAGGCGTTACTTTAGCTCACCGCGAGCAATAAGAGAAGTTCCAAATTGGTCTGGTTGGGAACTTTTTCCAAGCCGTTCATGGGCTAGGACTTGGCGGGATGGCCTAAAGGCGGATACCGC contains the following coding sequences:
- a CDS encoding MFS transporter; the protein is MSTQSGAVAVDRTGGYSIWGVIMASSVGTMIEWYDFYIFGSLAAILGPKFYPPGNDTFAYIAYLATFAVGFLVRPFGALFFGRIGDLVGRKYAFLVTLSIMGFSTFAIGLLPSYATAGWFAPIVLLLIRVLQGLALGGEYGGAAVYVGEHVPDHQRGFYTSFIQITATLGLFVSLIVILATQNAMSKDDFAAYGWRIPFLISIILVLISLYIRLKMKESPIYSQLKSAGMTSTQPLTDAFTKWPNLKQVLISLFGATAGQGVVWYTGQFYALFYMQTILKVNVKTANIIVAIALLCAMPFFTVVGALSDRIGRKKLMMAGCLLGLLTYIPIYKAMERAAGNNVITVKSARNKVTGAISLTAMTTDATGAFVPAKEAPSPNVPMLVVLVFIQVLYVCLVYGPIAAYLIEAFPAKIRYTSLSLPYHIGNGVFGGLLPLIGLSSVAATGNIYAGLYYPMAIAGLTFIVGSLLLKETHGNRIWNETGGKPPATA
- a CDS encoding sugar ABC transporter substrate-binding protein — translated: MKRLSFLVSLTNNDNDYQQEQASAAEKTGRRLGVDVKVIHANNDALAQSQQLLHYVQDSSVARPDAIMFEPAGGTAFPQVARAAAAAGIGWVVLNHDVAYIAELRRSFKVPVFAISSDHTEVGKIQGQQFAALLPNGGSILYIEGPANSSAAKERTAGMLMTKPANIQVKTMRANWTEESAYRTVNSWLRLSTSQGSRIDLVGAQDDSMAIGARKAFSEIAESDRARWMKIPITGCDGMPKTGQAWVRNGTLAATIFIRQNTDLAIEMLVEAFKGVAMPERKVTDPESVPSLQELAAAGKSRRAAGA
- a CDS encoding pyrroline-5-carboxylate reductase dimerization domain-containing protein, which translates into the protein MKTTTVFLGGGRITSALIAGLRLGGDDRLILVFDRNPEKLRALRRAGQVETSHKLTSELFRDTEMLIVAVRPRSVEHLLDSIEKKIEASGLPVPRLCVSLAAGVPLHKLRGRLGPKARWARAMPSPVCRVGRGLTALSFDRSVSQRDRKKVRDFFARVGAILEIPEKQLDVFTATFSSSHGYHALSTLAEAAHAAGLDAVTAQIAAAHALCDGIAYWRESGESLSDLLQEAATPGGTAAATVAAMDSSGYARAIRNGIRAGMQQARRNARR
- a CDS encoding AAA family ATPase; protein product: MQTPREISENRAMHGISVALLGEDHDRLSTLQNRLQATRLGQAVFSHVGFPAGPTDAILRQIQDSRAEVVIIDISAHDAQRAIRSIELIRATTQKIGIFANGEMTQPATIVASMRAGAGEYLDHSAGSEPLLEALTRFSSSRTRSLGGEGKARVFTFLSAKGGSGCTTAAVNTAVALQQSHGDVVLVDFAPIGHAALHLNLRPQFGVLDALQNLHRLDVSLLDGLMSPTKEGLHLLAGPQQPYPTEPTPGELARLFDLLVNHYRFVIVDASSRLDPTTRLLSDLSNAVLVVAQTDVVSLWSAGRMHSFLEEGTGRDRLRLVLNRYKKIPGFTEEDVEQVTNCKVLWKVPNAFQAVSPSIDHGTPIVLQDGPEISRSYRALAAALAEASSNSDGNPDLVYSAEGVRKKAPGRLSLSPIRAGQ
- a CDS encoding PilZ domain-containing protein, whose translation is MTAPPVGIERRAGQRFPYLLPLSLRQSATSMEGVGFTQDLSSRGVFFFTNAALTEGSEIELTLRMPSEITLGESMPVRCRGHILRIVRPASSSDAAHDSTQSPKIGVAVRFEGYEYLPESETGVTFPRVSALHPQDDRRPRPHDARPVAHSSRPDLG